The following nucleotide sequence is from Flavobacterium sp. N1736.
GACGAAATGAATAAATTGGGTACTTCTGCAAAAGATATGAAACGTTACGATGTATTAAAAGCGCAAAGAGAAGGCGTTTTTAAAGGAGTTATTCCTTATCTTAAAAAAGCAAATGAATTAGATCCTAAAAACGAAGATGTATCTAAAACATTACTAGGTGTTTACAAAGCGTTAGAAATGACTGCTGAAGCAAAAGAATTGAAAGCAAGAATGTAATTAGAATATTTCTTTCTATATAAAAAAACCTTCGCGAAAGCGAAGGTTTTTTTATGCTATAAAACTTTATATACTACAATAATGTAGCTGATAATGTAATAGTTGTATTTAAAAGTTTAGAAATTGGACAAATTTCTTTTGCTTTTGCAGCTGTTTTTTCAAATTCTTCAGCCGAAATAGAAGGAACTTTCCCTTTTAAATCTAAATGAATCAAAGTAATTGTTCCATCTTCAAAAGTTACTGTCGCTTCTGTAGACAAATCATCTGCAGTAAAACCACCTTCGTTTAGTAAAAAACTTAATTGCATGGTAAAACAGCCTGAATGTGCTGCAGCAACAAGTTCTTCCGGATTTGTTCCAACACCATCTGCAAATCTGGTTTTAAATGATAATTGCGCTTTATCCAGAGTTGTACTTTGTGTACTAATAGTTCCTTTTCCTTCCATACCGGTTCCTTGCCAGTTGGCATTTGCTTTTCTTGTAAATTTCATTTTGTAATATATTAAGGTTTATAATCTTTTGATACTCAAATATAATCAATAATTTACAGAATGGTTTTATGGAATTTAATTACAAATGTTAAGTTTCAGGTTTCAGGTTTAAAGTTTCAA
It contains:
- a CDS encoding OsmC family protein; translated protein: MKFTRKANANWQGTGMEGKGTISTQSTTLDKAQLSFKTRFADGVGTNPEELVAAAHSGCFTMQLSFLLNEGGFTADDLSTEATVTFEDGTITLIHLDLKGKVPSISAEEFEKTAAKAKEICPISKLLNTTITLSATLL